A stretch of DNA from Bacillus solimangrovi:
ATAGATCTTCTAAGTTAGGTGTTGCCTCAATTGCTCTTTCATCAGGTTTACGGTTTGATATGATTCGTAAACTCACTTCATCGTTTTCTCTAACAATGTTACCGACTTTATATTTCTCCTGAAAAGCTTGTACTTCATGCTCTGGAATACGTATCGTCCAAACCATACCTTTCATATGTTCAAGTAAAGTTGCTGGTTTATCTTTTTGAATCAGTTCCCCGTTTTTTAATATGAGTAGTTCTTTTGCGATGAACTCAATATCTGAGACAATATGTGTAGATAACAGGATAATTCGATCCTTTGAAATGGATGATAAGAGGTTACGGAATCGAATCCGTTCCTTTGGATCAAGTCCTGCGGTTGGTTCATCTACGATCAACACTTTTGGGTCATTTAAGAGCGCTTGTGCAATTCCAATTCGTTGTTTCATTCCACCTGAAAATTTCCCAATCTTACGTTTTCGGTGTTCTATTAAATTAACAACTTCTAAAAGTTCATCAACTTTTTTTTGTGCCGTATTCTTTTCAATTCCTTTTAATGCAGCGATATACATTAAATATTTTTCTGCTGAATAATTTTTATATAATCCGATAGATTGAGGTAAGTAACCAAGGATTTCACGATATTTTTCATCAAGAACTTCAATATCTTTGCCGTTAAACAAAATTCGTCCTGAAGAAGGTTTGAGTAGTGTAACGAGCATCCTCATTAACGTTGTTTTACCTGCACCATTTGCACCTAGAAATCCGTACACCCCCTCGGTTAAGTCAACTGATACATTGCTTACTGCAACTTTATCTCCAAAACGTTTTGATACGTTCTCAATTGTTAAGTTCATAGGAAACACCTCGTTTAATCGTTTTAATTTGCTGAAATAAAAATACTGCAGCTAAAATAATTGTTAAAATATAATAAAAACTAGGTCTTGATTCAACGTAAGTCATAACTGTTTCGCTGCTCATGTACATCATTGAGAAACTAATCCAGATGAGTACAGTTATTGGTGCGGCTAGTTGTCCTTTTATCTTCTGTGCTAACCATAAGCCGAGTGAAGCGACAAGCATAAATGGAATTATCCAATATAGTAGAATCTTTGTAAGAATTAGTTGACCTTCTCCAAAGAAACTTAATAATGAAATTAATCCGATACTAAGACCGAAATTATACGCTCCGATAATGACCATCCTTGCCAGTACAAGCTGTTGAGCAGAGTATTTAAGTGTTGAAATTAATTCATTGACATTGTCGTCCTTACCTTTAAATACTTCTAATAATCCAA
This window harbors:
- a CDS encoding ABC transporter ATP-binding protein; translation: MNLTIENVSKRFGDKVAVSNVSVDLTEGVYGFLGANGAGKTTLMRMLVTLLKPSSGRILFNGKDIEVLDEKYREILGYLPQSIGLYKNYSAEKYLMYIAALKGIEKNTAQKKVDELLEVVNLIEHRKRKIGKFSGGMKQRIGIAQALLNDPKVLIVDEPTAGLDPKERIRFRNLLSSISKDRIILLSTHIVSDIEFIAKELLILKNGELIQKDKPATLLEHMKGMVWTIRIPEHEVQAFQEKYKVGNIVRENDEVSLRIISNRKPDERAIEATPNLEDLYLSYIDQEVM